CTTTTGCGGCGGCAAGCGGAATTTGTGAAATCGAGCGAGGCCAGGTGAATGAGAGTTTGCCGGTCGGGTTATAATCGCCAAACAAAACATCCGCGACACCCTGGCCTTCTGTGCCCGGCAGCCAGGCGGCGATAAACGCATCGGCCTGTTTAAGCACATCGTTGATTATCAAAGGTCTGCCGGAAATAAGAATAACAACTACCGGCATACCCGCCTTTTTCATATTATTTACCGCTTCGATGTCTTCTTCGGCAAGTACCGGTTCAGGGACATCTCCTTTGCCCTCGGCATAAGGCTTTTCGCCGATTATAATAATTCCAATATTGGCGTCTTCTGCTCCGATGCCATTTTTTGAAAAAGTAATTTTAGTGTCCGCTGAAACAGTATTTTTAATCGCCTGTAAAATCGTAGTACCGCCGGTGGTTACCTTTCCGCTTTCGCCCTGCCATTCAACCGTCCAGCCGCCGCATTGGTTGCCGATATCATCCGCAATCTTTCCACCGATGTGGATGCGAGCAATTTTCTTTGAAATCGGCAGAACGCCTTTGTCGTTCTTAAGCAGAACAAGTGATTCCCTAACAGCCTGTCTTGCAACCTCTCTATGTTCGGACGAACCAAATTGCTTATGTAAATTTCTATCGGCAAAAACTGATTTGTTTTTGTCCATAAGTCCCATCGCAAATTTCACTCGCAGGATTCGAGTTACCGCATCGTCGATACGAGACATCGGAACTTTACCTTCTTCGACTAATTCCTTAAGTGCTGTAAAAAACTCGCGGTAACTTTTAGGCTCCATAGCCATATCCATACCGGCGTTGATTGATATTTTAATCGCTGTTTTATAATCAGGGTCTATCTGCTCAATTGCCTTATAGTCGGAAATTAAAAATCCTTCAAACCCCAGTTCCTGCTTCAATATTTCCGTAAGCAGTCGTTTGCTTGCGGAGCATTTTACGCCATTGAAGCTGCTGTATGAAGGCATAATGGAACCGACGCCTGCTTTAACAGCCGCGACATAAGGCGAAAGAAAAAGTTTTCGCAGCGTTGCTTCATCGATACGTGTATCCCCCTGATCGAGCATTTTAGTTCTTTTTGACGAGCCGAATGTCGTTCCGCCGTCACCTATATAATGTTTTGCGCAGGCCAAAACAGAAAGGGGATTATGCAAATCAGAACCCTGATAACCGCGAACAGCCGCCTGACCAAGTAAAGCCGCAAGTTCGGAGTTTTCAGAAAATCCCTCGTACGTCCTGCCCCATCGGATATCCTGCGGCACGGTTATGCACGGAGAAAATGTCCAGTT
The sequence above is drawn from the Phycisphaerae bacterium genome and encodes:
- a CDS encoding glycoside hydrolase family 3 N-terminal domain-containing protein; the protein is MKKYFSVFCCIVILLCIISNKSMAEPGTNMRLSSYDPQVKDLLSKMTLEEKIGQMTQAEHGGLRDITDIETYYLGSVLSGGNSDPENGNGLAEWTDLYDNYQKHALKTRLGIPLLYGVDALHGHNNVLSAVIFPHNIGLGCTRDANLVEKIAGITAVEVRATGINWTFSPCITVPQDIRWGRTYEGFSENSELAALLGQAAVRGYQGSDLHNPLSVLACAKHYIGDGGTTFGSSKRTKMLDQGDTRIDEATLRKLFLSPYVAAVKAGVGSIMPSYSSFNGVKCSASKRLLTEILKQELGFEGFLISDYKAIEQIDPDYKTAIKISINAGMDMAMEPKSYREFFTALKELVEEGKVPMSRIDDAVTRILRVKFAMGLMDKNKSVFADRNLHKQFGSSEHREVARQAVRESLVLLKNDKGVLPISKKIARIHIGGKIADDIGNQCGGWTVEWQGESGKVTTGGTTILQAIKNTVSADTKITFSKNGIGAEDANIGIIIIGEKPYAEGKGDVPEPVLAEEDIEAVNNMKKAGMPVVVILISGRPLIINDVLKQADAFIAAWLPGTEGQGVADVLFGDYNPTGKLSFTWPRSISQIPLAAAKENPIFEYGFGLSY